The following coding sequences lie in one uncultured Celeribacter sp. genomic window:
- the rpsS gene encoding 30S ribosomal protein S19, which yields MARSVWKGPFVDAYVLKKAEKARESGRNEVIKIWSRRSTILPQFVGLTFGVYNGQKHIPVNVSEDMIGQKFGEYAPTRTYYGHAADKKAKRK from the coding sequence ATGGCACGTTCTGTCTGGAAAGGCCCGTTTGTGGACGCTTACGTCCTCAAGAAGGCCGAAAAAGCTCGCGAGAGCGGTCGCAACGAGGTCATCAAGATCTGGTCCCGCCGTTCCACCATCCTGCCTCAGTTCGTTGGCCTCACCTTTGGTGTGTACAACGGTCAGAAGCACATCCCCGTCAACGTCTCGGAAGACATGATCGGTCAGAAGTTCGGTGAATATGCACCGACCCGCACCTACTACGGTCACGCCGCAGACAAAAAAGCGAAACGGAAATAA
- the rplV gene encoding 50S ribosomal protein L22: MGKVANPRRVADNEAMAKTKMLRVSPQKLNLVAQMIRGKKVDKALTDLTFSNKRIAVDVKKCLQSAIANAENNHGLDVDELIVAEAWVGKNLTMKRGRPRARGRFGKIMKPFAEITIKVRQVEEQN, translated from the coding sequence ATGGGTAAGGTTGCAAATCCCCGTCGCGTGGCTGACAACGAAGCTATGGCCAAAACCAAAATGCTTCGCGTTTCGCCGCAGAAACTGAACCTCGTGGCTCAGATGATCCGTGGTAAGAAAGTGGACAAGGCCCTCACGGACCTCACTTTCTCCAACAAGCGTATCGCTGTGGACGTGAAGAAATGCCTTCAGTCCGCCATTGCCAATGCCGAGAACAACCACGGTCTCGACGTCGATGAACTCATCGTCGCCGAAGCTTGGGTCGGCAAGAACCTGACCATGAAGCGCGGTCGTCCCCGTGCCCGTGGTCGTTTCGGCAAGATCATGAAGCCGTTCGCGGAAATCACCATCAAGGTGCGTCAAGTTGAGGAGCAAAACTAA